A portion of the Gigantopelta aegis isolate Gae_Host chromosome 10, Gae_host_genome, whole genome shotgun sequence genome contains these proteins:
- the LOC121382986 gene encoding uncharacterized protein LOC121382986 isoform X2 — translation MAMAKNHPSGARPKQPIQRPLTAYRMSEDERLARKLYEEEESLALDELMAQQLQEQINVSDHEKANELQEEFSRYQGMTMVDGMLARQLQLQEEKTKQKKRPPRRPESDFEDDLGMLPGIVSAMSGHQPMGGNPPSGRPRRQLIMIGGHRRLANAENLPNGESDPEQLLMTNSPQDFLGFLNMMRDPRLLFAMMAPQFEHLNEENVDLNDYDSMWELAERLGEVKHKGLTNEGISALPTRQYQLNGPQNTDCQICLAKFETGEELRILPCTHEYHTACIDEWLKRNATCPVCRNNISTS, via the exons ATGGCCATGGCTAAGAATCATCCATCCGGAGCACGACCGAAACAGCCCATCCAGCGACCGCTGACTGCGTATCGTATGTCGGAGGATGAGAGGCTGGCAAGGAAACTATACGAAGAAGAAGAGTCACTGGCCTTGGACGAACTGATGGCGCAGCAGCTACAGGAACAGATTAACGTCAGTGACCACGAAAAAG CTAATGAACTTCAAGAGGAGTTTTCTCGGTATCAGGGCATGACGATGGTGGATGGAATGTTGGCCAGACAACTCCAGCTGCAGGAGGAAAAAACCAAACAGAAGAAACGTCCGCCCAGACGACCG GAAAGTGATTTTGAAGATGACCTGGGTATGCTACCTGGGATCGTATCGGCCATGAGTGGACATCAACCGATGGGCGGTAATCCTCCATCTGGCCGACCTCGGAGACAGTTGATCATGATAGGTGGACACAGACGACTGGCTAATGCAG AAAACTTGCCTAATGGTGAGAGTGACCCAGAACAATTACTAATGACAAACAGTCCACAAGATTTCTTGGGCTTCCTCAACATGATG AGAGATCCACGTTTACTCTTTGCTATGATGGCGCCTCAGTTTGAACATCTAAACGAGGAaaatgttgatctaaatgatTACGAT TCCATGTGGGAACTGGCCGAACGTTTAGGTGAAGTTAAACACAAAGGATTGACAAATGAAGGTATTTCTGCTTTGCCCACCCGCCAGTACCAGCTCAACGGACCTCAGAACACAGACTGTCAGATATGTCTTGCGAAGTTTGAAACAGGAGAAGAATTGAGAATATTGCCGTGTACACACGAGTACCACACAGCCTGTATTGACGAGTGGCTCAAG
- the LOC121382986 gene encoding uncharacterized protein LOC121382986 isoform X1 has protein sequence MAMAKNHPSGARPKQPIQRPLTAYRMSEDERLARKLYEEEESLALDELMAQQLQEQINVSDHEKDERLAKRLYEEEESLTLDELLAQQLQEQLDVNDDHKKANELQEEFSRYQGMTMVDGMLARQLQLQEEKTKQKKRPPRRPESDFEDDLGMLPGIVSAMSGHQPMGGNPPSGRPRRQLIMIGGHRRLANAENLPNGESDPEQLLMTNSPQDFLGFLNMMRDPRLLFAMMAPQFEHLNEENVDLNDYDSMWELAERLGEVKHKGLTNEGISALPTRQYQLNGPQNTDCQICLAKFETGEELRILPCTHEYHTACIDEWLKRNATCPVCRNNISTS, from the exons ATGGCCATGGCTAAGAATCATCCATCCGGAGCACGACCGAAACAGCCCATCCAGCGACCGCTGACTGCGTATCGTATGTCGGAGGATGAGAGGCTGGCAAGGAAACTATACGAAGAAGAAGAGTCACTGGCCTTGGACGAACTGATGGCGCAGCAGCTACAGGAACAGATTAACGTCAGTGACCACGAAAAAG acgAGAGGCTGGCTAAGAGACTCTATGAAGAGGAAGAGTCGTTAACGTTAGACGAACTGCTGGCACAGCAGCTACAGGAACAGCTTGACGTCAATGATGACCACAAAAAAG CTAATGAACTTCAAGAGGAGTTTTCTCGGTATCAGGGCATGACGATGGTGGATGGAATGTTGGCCAGACAACTCCAGCTGCAGGAGGAAAAAACCAAACAGAAGAAACGTCCGCCCAGACGACCG GAAAGTGATTTTGAAGATGACCTGGGTATGCTACCTGGGATCGTATCGGCCATGAGTGGACATCAACCGATGGGCGGTAATCCTCCATCTGGCCGACCTCGGAGACAGTTGATCATGATAGGTGGACACAGACGACTGGCTAATGCAG AAAACTTGCCTAATGGTGAGAGTGACCCAGAACAATTACTAATGACAAACAGTCCACAAGATTTCTTGGGCTTCCTCAACATGATG AGAGATCCACGTTTACTCTTTGCTATGATGGCGCCTCAGTTTGAACATCTAAACGAGGAaaatgttgatctaaatgatTACGAT TCCATGTGGGAACTGGCCGAACGTTTAGGTGAAGTTAAACACAAAGGATTGACAAATGAAGGTATTTCTGCTTTGCCCACCCGCCAGTACCAGCTCAACGGACCTCAGAACACAGACTGTCAGATATGTCTTGCGAAGTTTGAAACAGGAGAAGAATTGAGAATATTGCCGTGTACACACGAGTACCACACAGCCTGTATTGACGAGTGGCTCAAG